In Pedobacter sp. W3I1, one DNA window encodes the following:
- the trxA gene encoding thioredoxin: MALEITDANFEELVLKSDKPVLVDFWAEWCGPCRMVGPVVEEIAKEYDGKAVVGKVNVDNNPQISMQFGIRNIPALLYFKDGQVVDKQVGAVPKSVLAEKLNKQLA; this comes from the coding sequence ATGGCATTAGAAATCACAGATGCAAACTTCGAGGAGCTTGTATTAAAATCAGATAAACCCGTATTAGTAGATTTTTGGGCAGAATGGTGTGGCCCTTGTCGCATGGTTGGTCCGGTAGTAGAAGAAATCGCAAAAGAATACGATGGTAAAGCGGTAGTTGGAAAAGTGAACGTTGATAACAACCCTCAAATTTCAATGCAATTTGGTATCCGTAACATCCCGGCTTTATTATACTTTAAAGATGGTCAGGTTGTTGACAAACAAGTTGGTGCTGTTCCAAAATCAGTATTAGCAGAAAAATTAAACAAGCAATTGGCTTAG